TCTTTGAGCCTTTCTACATATTCTTCTGAGATAAGCTTATCTATGATAGGTGTCAGATTAGACGCTGAAATGTTAAGCCTTTTTGCAAGCTCAGACATATTTATTGGACCAAACACATCTATAAGATGTAATATGTATATAAACCTCGGTGGCAGTCCATACCTTTCAGAAAATACATCTTTCTTGAGAACTTTGTTTGTTATTAACGGAAAAAGAGACAACATGTTTTCAGCAATCTGATTTATCATCTCCTTTGAAATACCCATCCAAAAACACCCCTTTTTGATAAAGTTGAAAATTCTCAATTGAAGTAATATAATATCTTAAAT
The DNA window shown above is from Caldicellulosiruptor owensensis OL and carries:
- a CDS encoding MarR family winged helix-turn-helix transcriptional regulator, coding for MGISKEMINQIAENMLSLFPLITNKVLKKDVFSERYGLPPRFIYILHLIDVFGPINMSELAKRLNISASNLTPIIDKLISEEYVERLKDDSDRRVSIVQSTEKGREFLSIHTRWVNQNLEINLSRLSEDEIEELWYLLKRLKKLVLKMIGCCDQKGGQ